One segment of Cutaneotrichosporon cavernicola HIS019 DNA, chromosome: 4 DNA contains the following:
- a CDS encoding uncharacterized protein (Dak2) has protein sequence MTDRHIFNDHTTLVARSLRGLVAHNPRLNLIPALKVVYRADADRSKVTTICGGGSGHEPGTPGFVGQGLLTAAVAGDVFASPSARQVLGAIKAVPSDKGTILIITNYTGDNLHFGLARLMAQGQGIENVELVVVGDDVSVPHSQGKMVGRRCLAGIILISKIMGAASEADMDFQPMVKLGRSMASNTASVCMALEHCHVPGRSGEWAQIGAGRCEIGLGLHNETGVFNIPQPEPEELFKMMLDMMLKQDDPERSFVKFADGDELILLVNNQGGLSPLEMGAVVDETLRQLEERGIVPKRVFSGVFMGSMNMPGVSLSLLNLTNVARECSAEGITVERLLEFTDAEHNSVAWPAAYRTYRDVPKDLAERKRADAYFELPEEKKEAKPTGPALKVNPEVIQAALKYAAEDVVALEPQLTKWDTIVGDGDCGETCEMGGLAVLKAVKEGLGKDGDLVTLFRDLTEIIDEACGGTLGAIFSIFLAGMTTSILAAAKSSPQPEINGEWFGKMALEGLETLKQRTAARVGHRTVMDALIPFADELAKTGDIAKAAAACRAGGESTSTLKAKLGRAAYVGDRKDQQMPPDPGAMAMVAVAEGIVKAANK, from the exons ATGACCGACCGCCACATTTTCAACGACCACACTACGCTGGTGGCGCGCTCTCtgcgcggcctcgtcgcccacAACCCTCGCCTCAACCTGATTCCAGCCCTCAAGGTCGTGTaccgcgccgacgctgaCCGGTCAAAGGTCACGACAATCTGCGGCGGTGGCAGCGGGCACGAGCCGGGAACACCAGGCTTTGTAGGCCAGGGCCTTCTCACTGCCGCTGTCGCCGGTGACGTGTTCGCGTCGCCTAGTGCACGCCAGGTGCTTGGTGCCATCAAGGCCGTGCCGAGCGACAAGGGGACGATCCTGATCATCACGAACT ACACCGGCGACAACCTCCATTTCGGCCTGGCGCGCCTCATGGCGCAGGGACAGGGTATTGAGAATGTCGAGCTTGTTGTggttggcgacgacgtgtCCGTCCCGCACAGCCAGGGAAAGATGGTCGGGCGCCGTTGCTTGGCAGGTATCATTCTGA tcTCCAAGATCATGGGAGCGGCGTCCGAGGCGGACATGGACTTCCAGCCCATGGTCAAGCTGGGGCGTTCGATGGCATCCAACACGGCGTCGGTGTGTATGGCTCTCGAGCACTGTCACGTTCCTGGACGCagtggcgagtgggcgcAGATTGGCGCGGGCCGCTGCGAGATCGGATTGGGTCTGCACAACGAGACGGGCGTGTTCAACATCCCCCAGCCAGAGCCCGAGGAGCTGTTCAAGATGATGCTCGACATGATGTTGAAGCAGGACGACCCCGAGCGTAGCTTTGTCAAGTTtgccgacggcgacgagctcattctcctcgtcaacaaccAGGGCGGGTTGAGCCCGCTCGAGATGGGTGCTGTTGTTGACGAGACACtgcgccagctcgaggagcgtggCATCGTCCCGAAAAGAGTGTTCAGCGGTGTGTTCATGGGCTCGATGAACATGCCTGGCGTGAGCTTGTCGCtgctcaacctcaccaaTGTTGCGCGCGAGTGCTCGGCAGAAGGTATCACAGTCGAAAGGCTGTTGGAGTTTACCGATGCCGAGCATAATTCCGTTGCTTGGCCCGCCGCATACAGGACGTACCGCGACGTGCCCAAGGACTTGGCGGAGCGtaagcgcgccgacgcatACTTTGAGCTgcccgaggagaagaaggaggcgaaACCGACGGGGCCGGCGCTCAAGGTTAACCCCGAGGTGATCCAGGCCGCGCTCAAGTacgctgccgaggacgttgtGGCTCTCGAGCCCCAGCTTACCAAGTGGGACACGATtgttggcgatggcgactgCGGCGAGACTTGCGAGATGGGCGGATTGGCGGTCCTCAAGGCGGTCAAGGAGGGGTTGGGCAAGGatggcgacctcgtcactCTGTTCCGTGACCTGACTGAGATCATCGACGAAGCTTGCGGAGGAACCCTGGGCGccatcttctccatcttcctcgCGGGCATGACGACAAGCATCCTTGCCGCCGCAAAGAGCAGCCCGCAGCCCGAGATTAATGGCGAGTGGTTTGGCAAGATGGCACTCGAGGGTCTCGAGACGCTCAAGCAGCgaacggcggcgcgtgtTGGTCACAGGACGGTCATGGACGCCCTCATCCCCTTTGCTGACGAGTTGGCCAAGACTGGCGATATCGCAaaggccgcggcggcgtgccgtgcaggaggagagagCACATCGAccctcaaggccaagcttgGGCGTGCAGCCTACGTCGGCGACCGCAAGGACCAGCAGATGCCCCCCGACCCAGGAGCCATGGCAATGGTGgctgtcgccgagggcatTGTAAAGGCGGCCAACAAGTAG
- a CDS encoding uncharacterized protein (Belongs to the mitochondrial carrier (TC 2.A.29) family), whose translation MCGPPIAIFQLIHVPPSLHSMVAGAGAGLVSSIATCPLDVVKTTLQAQSVPRGAKGYEGVSKTIVRIYRQNGLRGFYRGLGPTIGGYLPTWGIYFTVYDFIKDRLRRVPLAVAHPDTSHVAAAMAAGATGTILTNPLWVVKTRFMAQATLPPSAPRYRNTVQAFYSIYKTEGIRAFYKGLVPSLFGVTHVAVQFGLYEKSKSWASRDGRQLTPTAILGCSSVSKMIASLATYPHEVLRTRIQVQRNRPAGPPQPPRPPEGAVMSSGPGPIGAPVGSSTRVPPAALYSPLVTGSEPPYPQKPDQPMSGNGRLRRWQPKRGGIIDVCRLIYRQDGWRGFYRGLSINLVRTVPSSAVTMLSYELIMRNLALSSS comes from the exons ATGTGCGGCCCGCCGATCGCCATCTTCCAGCTCATCCACGTGCCCCCCAGCTTACACTCGATGGTCGCGGGTGCAGGTGCCGGCCTTGTCAGCTCGATCGCGACGTGCCCGCTCGACGTAGTCAAGACGACCCTCCAGGCGCAGAGCGTTCCACGAGGTGCAAAGGGCTACGAGGGCGTGTCCAAGACCATTGTCCGCATCTACCGCCAGAACGGGTTGCGAGGCTTTTACCGCGGTCTCGGCCCAACAATAGGTGGATATCTACCGACATGGGGCATCTATTTCACCGTGTACGACTTTATCAAGGACCGTTTGCGACGCGTGCCGCTCGCTGTCGCGCATCCAGACACGTCGCATGTCGCTGCAGCCATGGCTGCAGGCGCAACCGGGACGATACTCACAAACCCCCTGTGGGTTGTCAAGACGCGGTTTATG GCCCAGGCGACATTGCCTCCATCAGCCCCGAGATACCGCAACACGGTGCAGGCGTTCTACAGCATCTACAAAACCGAGGGTATCCGCGCGTTCTACAAGGGCTTGGTTCCGAGTCTGTTCGGCGTGACGCACGTCGCCGTCCAGTTCGGGTTGTATGAGAAGAGCAAGTCGTGGGCGA GCCGCGACGGGCGACAGCTTACGCCTACGGCGATTCTTGGTTGCTCGTCCGTGTCCAAGATGatcgcctcgctcgcgaCGTACCCGCACGAGGTCTTGCGCACACGCATCCAGGTACAGCGCAACCGGCCAGCTGGTCCTCCCCAGCCTCCACGGCCACCAGAAGGCGCCGTTATGTCTTCCGGGCCGGGTCCCATCGGTGCGCCTGTGGGCTCGTCAACAAGAGTGCCCCCGGCCGCGCTCTACTCGCCGCTCGTGACCGGCTCGGAGCCACCATACCCTCAGAAGCCCGATCAGCCCATGTCGGGCAATGGGAGATTACGAAGATGGCAACCCAAGCGCGGTGGCATCATCGACGTCTGCCGCCTCATATACCGCCAGGACGGGTGGCGCGGGTTCTACCGCGGCCTCAGCATCAACCTCGTCCGCACCGtgcccagctcggccgTCACCATGCTGTCGTACGAGCTCATTATGCGCAATCTAGCATTGTCCTCTTCATGA
- the NOP13 gene encoding uncharacterized protein (RNA recognition motif) translates to MSDAQPKRKSGRTAEQQAARDARKAAKKAAAEAAAADNGAANGETNDEHTDEGGEKRKRPVYEDAEMLEVDLKAGVPLSKAEMRAAKKRVKLGQAPVEKKADYMKKAKKLAGDEEEEGEGEEGAEGHARRKEKAAPKEEKSQFSVWIGNMSFRTQPDALKTWMQTGITESGGEDDCITRVYLPKKAARGEFSENKGFAYIDFKTEEQMLLAMGLSERPLDGRRLLIKAGNDHKANPNARTPKTIPSGPGTAAVGKQKHAESSTLFIGNLPFDVTEEELRELIEDNCAELIAEQEEAEPKQEEADPEQEEGEGEGDEEMDEEAREAAREKRAKETLTKGKRGSAKAGLIKTRVAQFEDTGRCKGFAFWDFKSPVHARAALMNKKNHFLRGSKLTLQYASQEATKRAGGKRKRDDDSRPAKFQRRERPQRYFEGNGDAESAPASAHAPARTDFKSEAAAQARIAAMVSGGGEEERTDKRDKRGKKWESAGRPRPGAALMMAQREKVGIVESAGSKITFD, encoded by the exons ATGAGCGACGCCCAGCCAAAGCGCAAGTCGGGACGGACAGCAGAGCAGCAGGCAGCGCGGGATGCTCGCAAGGCtgccaagaaggctgcgGCTGAGGCAGCAGCCGCTGACAACGGTGCTGCGAACGGCGAGACCAACGACGAACACACcgatgagggcggcgagaagcgcaagcgacCCGTGtacgaggacgccgagatgctcgaggtcgacctcAAGGCTGGCGTGCCGCTGTCCAAGGCCGAGATGCGCGCGGCTAAGAAGCGTGTCAAGCTCGGACAGGCGCCcgtggagaagaaggcagACTACatgaagaaggccaagaagctggctggggatgaggaggaggagggagaaggagaggagggtgcTGAGGGCCACGCCCgaaggaaggagaaggccgctcccaaggaggagaagagccAGTTCAGTGTTTGGATCGGTAACATGTCGTTCCGCACACAGCCAGACGCGCTCAAGACCTGGATGCAGACCGGTATTACCGAgagtggtggtgaggacgaCTGCATCACCCGCGTCTACCTTCCCAAGAAGGCCGCACGTGGCGAGTTCTCGGAGAACAAGGG ctTTGCATATATCGACTTTAAGACTGAGGAGCAAATGCTGTTGGCGATGGGGCTGAGCGAGCGCCCGCTCGACGGACGTCGACTGCTCATCAAGGCCGGGAACGACCACAAGGCAAACCCGAACGCGCGGACGCCCAAGACGATCCCCAGTGGACCCGGAACTGCAGCCGTTGGCAAGCAGAAGCACGCCGAGAGCAGCACCCTCTTTATCGGCAACCTGCCATTCGATGTGACCGAGGAagagctgcgcgagctcatcgaggaCAACTGTGCCGAACTGATCGCCGAGCaagaggaggccgagcccaagcaggaggaggctgaccccgagcaggaggagggggagggggagggcgacgaggagatggacgaggaggcgcgcgaggccgcccGCGAGAAGCGTGCCAAGGAGACTCTCACGAAGGGGAAGCGCGGGTCTGCTAAGGCGGGACTCATCAAGACCCGCGTGGCGCAGTTCGAAGACACTGGGCGGTGCAAGGG atTCGCGTTCTGGGACTTCAAGTCGCCGGTGCACGCGCGTGCGGCGCTCATGAACAAGAAGAACCACTTCCTGCGTGGCAGCAAGCTCACGCTGCAATACGCGAGTCAGGAAGCGACCAAGCGTGCCGgcggcaagcgcaagcgtgacgacgactcgcGCCCCGCCAAGTTCCAGCGTCGTGAGCGGCCGCAGAGGTACTTTGAGGGCAACGGTGATGCCGAGAGCGCGCCTGCGTCTGCGCACGCACCAGCCAGGACCGACTTCAAGTCGGAGGCCGCAGCGCAGGCACGTATCGCGGCCATGGTGtctggtggtggagaggaggagcgcacCGATAAGCGCGATAAGCGCGGCAAGAAGTGGGAGTCGGCTGGTCGGCCACGACCCGGTGCGGCGCTGATGATGGCCCAGCGTGAGAAGGTGGGGATTGTGGAGAGCGCTGGGTCCAAGATTACATTCGACTAG
- the hrf1 gene encoding uncharacterized protein (ER to Golgi transport-related protein), translated as MASPPYMSSRSPPPLQHPKPTHPAYPPPEPPQTPGRSSTSSYGRTSLEMGEGYVRYSSPPVGSIHQQAEAPGPGHHQAPHASTSAYAPPQGEMHSRSYGQQPHAPMGYGQPAGFGWPVNDATAQMGMQFGKSAVAAGQDYVEKNFSRYLPLPLVKTCFAVTNGYVLRKLRIVLFPWRHRPWARQPRRTGEAGAHVESWQPPRDDINAPDLYIPTMALVTYTLLSALAAGLGKRFHPEVLGYAASKAIAVVVTEFFAIKLGCYFLDVRGGGASGVELLAYGGYKFVGIIITVLASLLSFGRVATATVFLYVACANAFFLLRSLKYVLLPDSSVSASAATLSHGQRSRRVLFLFIVAAAQVVWMAVLSWV; from the exons ATGGCATCTCCGCCCTACATGTCGTCCCGctcaccacctcctcttcaGCACCCAAAGCCTACGCATCCGGCGTACCCACCCCCAGAACCGCCTCAAACCCCAGGGCGCAGTTCGACCTCATCGTATGGCCGCACGTCGCTCGAGATGGGCGAAGGCTACGTCCGCTACTCATCCCCACCCGTTGGCAGCATACATCAGCAAGCCGAGGCGCCTGGGCCTGGGCATCACCAGGCTCCACACGCTTCGACGAGCGCCTACGCCCCTCCGCAAGGCGAAATGCACAGTCGGAGCTATGGGCAGCAGCCGCACGCGCCGATGGGATATGGGCAGCCGGCCGGGTTCGGGTGGCCTGTCAACGACGCGACGGCGCAGATGGGTATGCAGTTTGGCAAGAGCGCAGTGGCAGCTGGCCAGGATTACGTTGAGAAGAAT TTCTCGCGGTACCTTCCTCTTCCACTAGTCAAGACGTGCTTTGCCGTCACGAACGGCTACGTGCTCCGCAAGCTCCGCATTGTGCTCTTCCCCTGGCGCCACCGCCCGTGGGCACGCCAGCCACGTCGGACAGGCGAGGCAGGTGCCCATGTCGAGTCCTGGCAGCCGCCCAGAGATGACATTAACGCGCCTGACCTGTACATTCCAA CAATGGCGCTCGTGACATACACGCTCCTTTCCGCACTGGCGGccggcctcggcaagcgcTTCCACCCCGAGGTCCTCGGCTACGCGGCGAGCAAGGCGATCGCCGTTGTCGTCACGGAATTCTTTGCGATCAAGCTCGGATGTTacttcctcgacgtgcgtggcggcggtgcgagcggcgtcgagctcctcgcgtATGGGGGGTACAAGTTTGTGGG AATCATCATCACGGTCCTTGCATCGCTTCTCTCCTTCGGTCGCGTGGCCACTGCGACAGTCTTCCTCTACGTCGCGTGCGCCAACGCCTTCTTCCTT ctcCGCTCTCTCAAGTATGTGCTGCTTCCCGATTCTAGCGTGAGCGCGTCAGCTGCAACACTTTCCCACGGTCAGCGGAGCCGGCGCGTGCTATTCCTGTTCATAGTGGCTGCTGCACAGGTGGTGTGGATGGCGGTCCTGAGCTGGGTGTAG
- a CDS encoding uncharacterized protein (Belongs to the universal ribosomal protein uS15 family), with product MSLSFYSATRASLSQLVCAAGPSTSRALHASAVVSRESAHKAQARRKRKKVYAGREKQAIADTEGAVHLALGSRKNDPSGPSALYSGSRLEKTVIKADDVWYTPPPNYAAGEEPKHYVYGLNAADRELLFGALPLATSALSFDPERPHQSEAQAVEQGQQSEVMRRILDLRNADKGGIEVVNRARIVNEFGKNDKDTGNTIVQAALLTHQIREMWRHVEDNPRDLHNRRRLRMAIHKRARVFKYLKRSEPLNESASK from the exons ATGTCCCTCTCCTTTTACTCGGCAACACGAGCATCACTCTCTCAGC TCGTATGTGCGGCCGGcccctcgacgtcgcgcgcgcttcATGCCTCGGCCGTGGTGAGCCGCGAGTCTGCACACAAGGCGCAGGCTCGTCGGAAGCGTAAAAAGGTCTATGCGGGTCGTGAGAAGCAGGCTATCGCCGACACGGAGGGTGCGGTTCACCTTGCTCTTGGGTCGAGGAAAAACGACCCCAGTGGCCCGTCGGCACTATACTCTGGCTCGCGCCTTGAGAAGACGGtcatcaaggccgacgatGTGTGGTACACTCCTCCGCCAAATTACGCTGCTGGTGAAGAGCCAAAACACTACGTGTACGGGTTAAATGCGGCCGACCGTGAACTGCTGTTTGGTGCGCTTCCACTTGCGACAAGTGCTCTCTCGTTTGACCCTGAGCGTCCACACCAGAGCGAGGCGCAGGCCGTCGAACAGGGCCAGCAGAGCGAAGTCATGCGGCGTATCCTCGACCTGCGTAATGCCGACAAGGGCGGTATCGAAGTAGTCAACCGTGCGCGTATCGTCAATGAGTTTGGCAAGAACGACAAGGATACTGGCAACACGATTGTTCAGGCAGCTCTTTTGACGCACCAGATTCGCGAGATGTGGCGCCATGTCGAGGACAACCCGCGCGATCTTCATAATCGCCGTCGCCTTCGTATGGCCATTCACAAGCGCGCACGCGTGTTCAAGTACCTGAAGCGCTCGGAGCCGCTCAA TGAGA GTGCCAGCAAGTGA
- a CDS encoding uncharacterized protein (Ribose/Galactose Isomerase) — translation MTTPQYTIVVGCDDAGLQYKDQIKADLEKDPRVKAVIDVGITGDDKTAYPHIAVDAARKVASGEADRALLICGTGLGVAISANKVPGIRAVTAHDSFSVERAILSNNAQVLCMGQRVIGIELARRLAREWLGYVFDEASASAAKVKAIHEYEA, via the exons ATGACCACGCCGCAGTACACCATTGTCGTGGGATGCGACGACGCCGGCCTGCAGTACAAGGACCAGATCAAGGCTGATCTCGAGAAGGACCCGCGCGTAAAGGCCGTCATTGATGTGGGGATTACCGGGGATGACAAGACGGCGTATCCCCACATTGCAGTTGACGCTGCGCGCAAGGTTGCGTCGGGGGAGGCGGACCGGGCGCTGTTGATTTGTGGCACTG gcctcggcgtcgccatctcggccaACAAGGTCCCTGGCATCCGAGCCGTCACGGCCCACGACAGCTTCtcggtcgagcgcgccatcctctccaacaACGCCCAGGTTCTGTGTATGGGCCAGCGCGTGATTGGTATCGAGCTTGcacgccgcctcgcccgcgagTGGCTGGGATACGTGTTTGACGAGGCGAGTGCGAGCGcggccaaggtcaaggcgATTCACGAGTACGAGGCCTAG
- the sconC gene encoding uncharacterized protein (Skp1 family, dimerisation domain) has product MSTEIKEQVTLVTSDEESFKVEKKVAERSQLIKSMMEDLPGQSDEPIPLPNVSSAVLVKVLEYCDHHKDEPLPAADANDADESRRKASDISEWDAKFIQVDQEMLFEIILAANYLDIKPLLDVGCKTVANMIKGKTPEEIRKLFNIVNDFTPEEEEQIRKENEWAEDR; this is encoded by the exons ATGTCTaccgagatcaaggagcaGGTTACCCTCGTCACCTCTGACGAGGAGTCATtcaaggtcgagaagaaggtcgccgagcgctcTCAGCTCATCAAGTCGATGATGGAGG ACCTCCCCGGCCAGAGCGACGAGCCCATCCCTCTCCCCAACGTCTCGTCGgctgtcctcgtcaaggtcctcgagTACTGCGACCACCACAAGGACGAGCCCctgcccgccgccgacgcaAACGATGCCGACGAGTCGCGCCGCAAGGCCTCTGACATCAGCGAGTGGGATGCCAAGTTTATCCAG GTCGACCAGGAGATGCTCTTTGAGatcatcctcgccgccaactACCTCGACATTAagcccctcctcgacgtcggctgCAAGACTGTCGCCAACATGATCAAGGGCAAGACCCCTGAGGAGATCCGCAAGCTCTTCAACATTGTCAACGACTTCACccccgaggaggaggagcagatTCGCAAGGAGAACGAGTGGGCCGAGGA CCGCTAG
- a CDS encoding uncharacterized protein (Fungal specific transcription factor domain) — protein MDANERDFMQFNPFIAAGPGPEGTQPLPHQSGPLRTPMVNAQRLFDFGMGTPDNGQNKKKKRSSPSVAPDEKRTKTGRACDACRTKKIRCDILAAGDESQPICAHCKQYSIECTFFLPITETRFKKKRLTEAASSPANKPATNGPEGQTPGGRASISSLLHSQMPTSTFERFDMANHEHWEVFEDEDGRIKVEAFAEHPDDADGTSAQRLAKYVLPPSMMSALVNSYFDHDWKRCPIVDRAEFLRQRKPYPLLLYSMCAVTATRREFPREAFSRMRGLVNGLLRANEILSHTKMEHVQSILLCCTNGDLNAQPAAPTASAANLRLSVACRMGQDLKLHREDYVKGGKPLTVEEQEAQQLKRRIWASLMVFDAWYGCVLGLPVMTNVADCDVPLPSPYRITPEGPVFEESYAALIENVKLAIIAARILRTMYGPSGINQNTDADLQGILDEMSAWHDNVPEPLRFKGPDSSTLAGMLQMQFTAVQFLFWRCWLRITHPPPPHITIVLHVARWNQLVQWSRENIEWLNEHDHALDTYYVFPYTATSCALIQYHSWARKRDPVILETLKLVHDVVKRWEEALQPDQMSTRKKSCETMMLLYEAALKTVPDDDRYERSEGTPGSSASRSGTEAGQHAPAFPSRPTAHSLRAQQTRYLERLEGEGPHVVNYPNEANTGAELVTFDEPFDDALLFLDNLPNSHYDWAAWDGYFAAIDRAHSANMENNGTVQGLTE, from the exons ATGGACGCCAACGAGCGAGACTTTATGCAGTTCAACCCCTTTATAGCGGCTGGACCTGGCCCCGAGGGTACACAGCCACTTCCTCATCAAAGTGGCCCGCTAAGAACACCGATGGTGAACGCGCAGCGGTTATTCGATTTTGGTATGGGTACCCCCGACAACGGACagaacaagaagaagaagcgcagcAGCCCCAGCGTAGCTCCAGATGAGAAGCGCACCAAGACTGGGCGCGCGTGCGACGCATGT CGCACCAAGAAGATTCGTTGCGACATTCTCGCCGCAGGCGACGAAAGCCAGCCGATCTGCGCACACTGCAAGCAGTATAGCATCGAGTGCACCTTCTTCCTGCCGATCACAGAGACCCGAttcaagaagaagcgcctCACAGAGGCTGCATCATCACCGGCAAACAAGCCCGCGACCAACGGTCCCGAGGGACAAACTCCCGGCGGCCGGGCGTCGATATCGTCGCTTCTACACTCGCAGATGCCAACGAGCACGTTTGAGCGATTCGATATGGCCAACCACGAGCACTGGGAAGtgttcgaggacgaggatgggcgcatcaaggtcgaggcaTTCGCAGAACATCCAGACGATGCCGACGGTACCAgcgcccagcgcctcgccaaGTACGTGCTTCCTCCGAGTATGATGAGTGCTCTTGTCAACTCTTACTTTGATCACGACTGGAAGCGCTGTCCCATCGTCGACCGAGCCGAGTTCTTGCGGCAACGAAAACCGTACCCGTTACTGCTCTACTCAATGTGTGCGGTGACGGCCACGCGCCGCGAGTTTCCGCGTGAAGCCTTCTCGCGGATGCGCGGGCTGGTCAACGGCCTCCTGCGTGCCAACGAGATCCTGAGTCATACCAAGATGGAACATGTGCAGTCGATATTGTTGTGCTGCACCAACGGCGACCTGAATGCCcagcccgccgcgccgacggccaGTGCGGCTAATCTCCGCCTTAGCGTAGCGTGCCGCATGGGCCAGGACCTCAAGCTCCATCGCGAGGATTATGTCAAGGGCGGGAAACCCCTCACGGttgaggagcaggaggcACAGCAGCTGAAGCGCCGCATCTGGGCGTCGCTCATGGTGTTCGACGCATGGTACGGATGCGTGCTCGGCCTGCCCGTCATGACGAATGTGGCCGACTGTGACGTCCCGCTGCCCTCTCCGTACCGCATCACACCGGAAGGTCCCGTGTTCGAGGAGAGTTACGCGGCACTGATTGAGAACGTCAAGCTGGCGATCATCGCCGCACGCATCCTACGCACCATGTACGGCCCGTCGGGGATCAACCAGaacaccgacgccgacttGCAGGGGATTCTCGACGAGATGTCCGCCTGGCACGACAATGTTCCAGAGCCATTGCGCTTCAAGGGGCCAGATAGCTCAACGCTTGCCGGCATGCTGCAAATGCAGTTCACGGCCGTGCAGTTTCTGTTCTGGCGCTGCTGGTTACGCATTACGcacccaccgccgccgcatATCACGATCGTACTCCACGTGGCGCGCTGGAACCAGCTCGTACAGTGGTCGAGAGAGAACATTGAATGGCTGAACGAACACGACCACGCGCTCGACACGTACTATGTGTTCCCGTACACGGCCACCTCGTGTGCGCTGATCCAGTACCACAGCTGGGCTCGCAAGAGGGACCCCGTGATCCTCGAGACACTCAAGCTTGTTCACGACGTTGTCAAGCGCTGGGAAGAGGCGCTGCAGCCGGACCAGATGAGCACGCGCAAGAAGAGCTGCGAGACAATGATGCTCCTGTACGAGGCGGCACTCAAGACTGTCCCCGACGATGATCGGTATGAGCGTTCGGAGGGTACACCAGGgagcagcgcgtcgcgctctGGGACAGAGGCCGGACAACACGCACCGGCGTTTCCGAGTAGACCGACGGCTCATTCATTGCGGGCACAGCAGACGAGATACcttgagcgactcgagGGCGAAGGTCCGCATGTCGTCAACTACCCTAATGAGGCGAACACGGGCGCTGAGCTTGTGACGTTTGACGAGCCCTTtgacgacgcgctgctgttcctcgacaacctccCCAACTCGCACTATGACTGGGCGGCGTG GGATGGGTACTTTGCCGCGATCGACCGCGCGCACAGCGCAAACATGGAGAACAACGGCACAGTGCAGGGGCTGACGGAGTGA
- a CDS encoding uncharacterized protein (Fructose-bisphosphate aldolase class-II): MSGLKNNRTLQILKAAEEGRYGIIAQVVYDTNQALAFVRGCEAKRSPGILQMFPVTVMHGGGAFLRYCLDIAHNASVPISVHLDHATDEEQLEYVLQLAENGTKFDSIMVDASHADTDDENIAIARPWIERCNRNGIATEVELGRLEGGEAGLREISGAMLTDPEKAEAFMKGTGADILAPSIGNLHGSYKFVKGGPQFSQEILKDLQARFAGRVPYLCLHGTDEISDDLFRECIKNGVTKVNVNSWLRDPYCAALSKGLADKTMPEAIDDAMAAYESECRRFCDLLGSTGKA, encoded by the exons aTGTCGGGGCTCAAGAACAACCGCACCCTCCAGatcctcaaggccgccgaAGAGGGCCGATACGGCATCATCGCCCAGGTCGTCTACGACACCAACCAGGCTCTCGCCTTTGTTCGCGGCTGTGAAGCCAAGCGCTCGCCTGGCATTCTCCAAATGTTTCCCGTCACAGTCATGcacggtggcggcgcgttCCTGCGCTACTGTCTCGACATTGCCCATAACGCATCCGTGCCAATCTCGGTCCACCTCGACCATGCGACCGATGAGGAACAGCTCGAATATGTGCTCCAGCTAGCTGAGAATGGGACCAAGTTTGACAGTATCATGGTGGACGCTAGCCATGCCGATACCGACGATGAGAATATCGCCATTGCCCGCCCGTGGATCGAGCGGTGTAACCGCAACGGCATCGCGACCGAGGTCGAACTCGGTCGTCTCGAgggaggcgaggcgggtCTTCGTGAGATCTCGGGCGCGATGCTCACGGACCcggagaaggccgaggcatTCATGAAGGG CACCGGCGccgacatcctcgcccCCTCCATCGGCAACCTCCACGGCAGCTACAAGTTTGTCAAGGGTGGGCCCCAGTTCAGCCAGGAGATCCTCAAGGACCTGCAGGCGCGCTTTGCCGGCCGCGTCCCCTACCTGTGCCTTCACGGTACCGACGAGATCAGTGATGACCTCTTCCGCGAGTGCATCAAGAACGGCGTGACAAAGGTCAACGTCAACTCTTGGCTGCGTGACCCCTACTGCGCTGCACTGAGCAAGGGACTCGCAGACAAGACCATGCCCGAGGCCATCGACGACGCAATGGCCGCGTACGAGAGCGAGTGCAGGCGCTTCTGTGACCTTCTGGGGTCGACCGGCAAGGCCTAG